Proteins co-encoded in one Pocillopora verrucosa isolate sample1 chromosome 1, ASM3666991v2, whole genome shotgun sequence genomic window:
- the LOC131780914 gene encoding GFP-like fluorescent chromoprotein amFP486: MSLSKQVILKDMNMKFEMKGSVNGHYFQIEGEGKGKPYEGIQKSTFRVTKGEPLPFSFDILSSAFKYGNRCFTYYPEGMHDYFKQAFPAGMSYERSFTFEDGGVATASGHIGLEGNLFTHKSMFHGVNFPADGPIMGKRTIGWDPSFEKMTVSNNILRGDVTMFLLLKGGGYHSCQFHTSYKTKAPVTLPPNHVVEHRIVRSDLDDKDGKKVLLEEYAKAHVNPV, encoded by the exons ATGTCTCTTTCAAAGCAG GTCATTCTAAAAGATATGaatatgaaatttgaaatgaagggTAGTGTCAATGGACATTACTTCCAGATCGAGggtgaaggaaaaggaaagcctTACGA AGGAATACAGAAGTCCACTTTTCGGGTCACCAAGGGAGAACCCCTTCCATTCTCCTTTGACATTCTGTCGTCAGCGTTCAAATATGGAAATAGGTGCTTCACTTATTATCCTGAGGGCATGCACGACTATTTCAAACAAGCCTTTCCTGCTGGAATGTCGTATGAAAGGTCATTTACATTTGAAGATGGAGGAGTTGCCACAGCCAGTGGACACATTGG TCTTGAGGGCAATTTATTTACACACAAATCCATGTTTCACGGCGTAAACTTTCCCGCCGACGGACCCATAATGGGAAAGAGGACAATTGGCTGGGACCCGTCCTTTGAGAAAATGACCGTCTCTAACAACATATTAAGAGGTGATGTGACTATGTTCCTACTACTCAAAGGAGGCGGTTATCACAGTTGCCAGTTTCACACTTCTTACAA AACAAAGGCGCCAGTCACACTGCCTCCGAACCACGTTGTAGAACATCGCATTGTGAGGAGCGACCTTGATGACAAAGACGGCAAGAAGGTCCTGCTGGAAGAATATGCTAAGGCTCATGTTAACCCTGTGTAA